One stretch of Streptomyces sp. NBC_00443 DNA includes these proteins:
- a CDS encoding HAD-IA family hydrolase has translation MTRLPLQAALFDMDGTLVDTERLWWEAVEQVAGRALTEADEPQVLGRAVEHTADWLSGVTGTPADTLAEVLHREFADRVRAGIVPRPGALDLLDALAREGVLTALVTASPRAVADTVLEALGADRFAVSVTADDTDRTKPAPDPYLAACRLLDVDPAACVAVEDTETGVASAEAAGCTVLAVPSLAPIDAVPGRTVLGGLTGVTPQRLRALLPYRLRVMSWNLWYGGTKVHDHRAKQLKVIAEADVDVVGLQETYGTAVEELAEALGWYHHRAGENLGIISRYPITAPLGDPDVGFYGAAGVRVQAGDRQVDVWTAHLDYTPYGPYESAFDGLGAAELIAHEQVRLAQMRDTLHRIEETADPAVPCVLVGDFNSPSHLDRPDVEWPVTKAAEEAGLRDSYREAHPDPIAHPGHTWSPVHPLHEDGSRRPEPQDRIDFVLHRGLRVLDSETCVSGHPRPWPDVEHNEWPSDHAAVITTFSLRE, from the coding sequence GTGACCCGACTCCCGCTCCAGGCCGCCTTGTTCGACATGGACGGCACGCTCGTCGACACCGAGCGGCTGTGGTGGGAGGCGGTGGAGCAGGTGGCAGGCCGGGCCCTGACCGAGGCGGACGAGCCTCAGGTGCTCGGCCGGGCCGTCGAACACACCGCCGACTGGCTGTCCGGTGTCACCGGTACCCCGGCGGACACGCTCGCCGAGGTGCTGCACCGGGAGTTCGCGGATCGCGTCCGCGCCGGCATCGTGCCCCGACCGGGCGCGCTCGACCTGCTCGACGCGCTCGCCCGCGAGGGCGTACTGACGGCTCTGGTGACCGCGTCTCCGAGAGCTGTCGCCGACACCGTCCTCGAAGCCCTCGGCGCCGACCGCTTCGCCGTCTCCGTCACCGCTGACGACACCGACCGCACCAAGCCCGCCCCCGACCCCTACCTCGCCGCCTGCCGCCTCCTCGACGTCGACCCGGCAGCCTGCGTGGCCGTCGAGGACACCGAGACAGGCGTCGCCTCCGCCGAGGCCGCGGGCTGCACGGTGCTCGCGGTGCCCTCGCTCGCCCCGATCGATGCGGTGCCCGGCCGGACCGTCCTGGGCGGCCTGACGGGCGTCACCCCGCAGCGGCTGCGCGCCCTGCTGCCGTACCGGCTCCGCGTCATGAGCTGGAACCTCTGGTACGGCGGCACCAAGGTCCACGACCACCGTGCCAAGCAGCTCAAGGTCATCGCCGAGGCCGACGTGGACGTGGTCGGGCTCCAGGAGACGTACGGCACCGCCGTCGAAGAACTCGCCGAAGCACTCGGCTGGTACCACCACCGCGCCGGGGAGAACCTCGGGATCATCAGCCGGTACCCCATCACGGCCCCCCTCGGCGACCCGGACGTCGGCTTCTACGGGGCGGCCGGGGTCCGTGTCCAGGCCGGGGACCGGCAGGTCGACGTATGGACGGCCCACCTCGACTACACGCCCTACGGCCCGTACGAGTCCGCCTTCGACGGGCTCGGCGCGGCCGAACTGATCGCCCACGAGCAGGTGCGGCTCGCGCAGATGCGGGACACCCTGCACCGGATCGAGGAGACGGCCGACCCCGCCGTGCCCTGCGTCCTCGTCGGCGACTTCAACAGCCCCTCCCACCTGGACCGGCCGGACGTGGAATGGCCGGTGACCAAGGCGGCCGAGGAGGCGGGGCTGCGGGACTCCTACCGCGAGGCGCATCCCGACCCGATCGCCCACCCCGGCCACACCTGGTCGCCGGTCCACCCCCTGCACGAGGACGGCAGTCGACGCCCGGAACCGCAGGACCGGATCGACTTCGTCCTCCACCGTGGTCTGCGCGTGCTCGACTCCGAGACCTGCGTCAGCGGTCACCCGCGCCCCTGGCCGGACGTCGAGCACAACGAGTGGCCGTCCGACCACGCGGCCGTGATCACCACGTTCTCCCTGCGCGAGTGA
- a CDS encoding MFS transporter, protein MTLSPARVPAAGVRRLTTTLYGYSFLDDFVLLYPVYALLFADTGMSLWQISSLFALWSITAVVLEVPSGAWADTVSRRRLLWIGPLLTAVGFGLWVAVPSYWAFAVGFVLWGAGGALGSGALEALVYDELDRLGAADRYARVMGRSRAARLLGTVASIGLAGPVFARGGYTAVGAASFLACVLTALTATRFPEHRVRPETGGDSWATTLRTGLAQVHRDRSVRGALLLIPAVAAVWGGLDEYTPLLVRDIGFAEATVPYLIMLIWAGVTAGSLLTGPAERLGTRGLAALLAGAALALAAGAAARSLAGIALVSLAFAGFQLAEVLADVRLQHRIDESLRATLTSVASLGTELATVATFGVYALLGTGAAHSTVFAVLAVPYLVTALALARSRASTARP, encoded by the coding sequence ATGACACTCTCACCTGCGCGTGTGCCCGCCGCCGGTGTCCGGCGGCTCACGACCACGCTGTACGGCTACTCGTTCCTCGACGACTTCGTCCTGCTCTACCCGGTGTACGCGCTGCTGTTCGCCGACACCGGCATGTCGCTCTGGCAGATCTCCTCCCTGTTCGCCCTGTGGTCGATCACCGCCGTCGTGCTGGAGGTCCCCTCCGGCGCCTGGGCCGACACCGTGTCGCGTCGTCGGCTGCTGTGGATCGGCCCCCTGCTCACGGCCGTCGGCTTCGGACTGTGGGTGGCCGTCCCGTCGTACTGGGCCTTCGCGGTCGGCTTCGTCCTGTGGGGCGCCGGCGGAGCGCTCGGCTCCGGTGCGCTGGAGGCGCTGGTGTACGACGAGCTGGACCGGCTGGGCGCCGCCGACCGCTATGCGCGGGTCATGGGCAGGTCCCGGGCCGCGCGGCTGCTGGGCACAGTCGCCTCCATCGGCCTCGCGGGGCCCGTCTTCGCCCGGGGCGGCTACACGGCCGTCGGCGCTGCGAGCTTCCTGGCCTGTGTCCTGACCGCCCTCACCGCGACCCGGTTCCCGGAGCACCGGGTGCGGCCGGAGACCGGGGGCGACAGCTGGGCGACGACCCTGCGGACCGGGCTCGCCCAGGTCCACAGGGACCGTTCGGTGCGTGGTGCCCTGCTGCTGATTCCGGCCGTGGCCGCGGTGTGGGGCGGGCTCGACGAGTACACCCCGCTGCTGGTCCGGGACATCGGCTTCGCCGAGGCGACCGTGCCCTACCTGATCATGCTGATCTGGGCGGGCGTCACCGCCGGCAGCCTCCTGACCGGACCGGCCGAACGCCTCGGCACGAGGGGGCTCGCGGCGCTGCTCGCGGGCGCGGCGCTCGCCCTGGCCGCCGGGGCAGCGGCCCGCTCACTGGCCGGTATCGCCCTGGTGAGCCTCGCCTTCGCCGGGTTCCAGCTGGCGGAGGTGCTCGCCGACGTCCGCCTCCAGCACCGTATCGACGAGTCCCTACGGGCCACCCTCACCTCCGTGGCGAGCCTGGGCACCGAGCTCGCCACGGTGGCCACGTTCGGCGTGTACGCACTGCTCGGCACGGGCGCCGCGCACAGCACGGTCTTCGCGGTGCTCGCGGTTCCCTACCTGGTGACGGCGCTGGCGCTGGCTAGAAGTCGGGCTTCCACGGCACGACCGTGA
- a CDS encoding Repetin: MNHRTKIVVLGCALLLTAGAASAATASDDAPRQREAAALTGTAKLYRSAGDDITFSFDAHLAAKDDADPTKATGTFEFSHYLNGEGARATAKVDCLLTGGKVAVVSGVITSSDLPGAEGKRVGVTVHDVGRHDRLGYSWASTGNPVETKELPKCVSSAPFEKVKKGTDDFTVVPWKPDF, from the coding sequence ATGAACCACCGTACGAAGATCGTTGTGCTCGGCTGCGCACTCCTGCTCACCGCCGGAGCGGCCTCGGCCGCCACCGCGTCCGACGACGCGCCGCGGCAGCGCGAGGCCGCCGCACTCACCGGCACCGCCAAGTTGTACCGCTCGGCCGGGGACGACATCACGTTCTCGTTCGACGCGCATTTGGCGGCGAAGGACGACGCCGACCCGACCAAGGCCACCGGCACCTTCGAGTTCAGCCACTACCTGAACGGCGAGGGCGCCCGGGCGACGGCGAAGGTCGACTGTCTGCTGACCGGCGGGAAGGTGGCCGTCGTCTCCGGGGTCATCACCTCCTCCGATCTGCCCGGCGCCGAGGGCAAGCGGGTCGGCGTCACCGTCCACGACGTCGGCCGCCACGACCGGCTCGGCTACAGCTGGGCCTCCACGGGCAACCCCGTCGAGACGAAGGAGCTGCCCAAGTGCGTGAGCTCCGCCCCCTTCGAGAAGGTCAAGAAGGGGACGGATGACTTCACGGTCGTGCCGTGGAAGCCCGACTTCTAG
- a CDS encoding carbon-nitrogen hydrolase family protein has translation MRTALLQSSGRPGSTVENLKVLDEAAGRAAAAGAGLLVTPEMFLTGYAIGDDIARLAEPADGDCADAIAEIATQHGLAVAYGYPERDGDAVFNSAQLISADGTRLAGYRKTHLFGCFERDHFTPGDQQVVQAEIDGLRVGILICYDVEFPENVRAHALAGTDLLVVPTAQMHPFQFVAESMIPVRAFENQMYVAYVNRVGQEGEFEFVGLSTLAGPDGVARTRAGRAAELVLADVDPAFLAASREANPYLTDRRPGLYGSLV, from the coding sequence ATGCGCACCGCCCTGCTCCAGAGCTCCGGCCGCCCCGGCTCGACCGTCGAGAACCTCAAGGTCCTCGACGAGGCCGCGGGCCGCGCCGCCGCCGCGGGCGCCGGACTGCTGGTCACGCCGGAGATGTTCCTCACCGGGTACGCGATCGGCGACGACATCGCCCGCCTCGCCGAGCCCGCCGACGGCGACTGCGCGGACGCGATCGCCGAGATCGCGACACAGCACGGCCTGGCGGTCGCCTACGGCTATCCCGAGAGGGACGGCGACGCCGTCTTCAACTCCGCTCAGCTGATCTCCGCCGACGGCACCCGGCTCGCCGGCTACCGCAAGACCCACCTCTTCGGCTGCTTCGAGCGCGACCACTTCACGCCGGGCGACCAGCAGGTCGTCCAGGCCGAGATCGACGGCCTCCGCGTCGGCATCCTGATCTGCTACGACGTCGAGTTCCCGGAGAACGTCCGCGCCCACGCCCTCGCCGGCACCGACCTGCTGGTCGTGCCGACCGCGCAGATGCACCCGTTCCAGTTCGTCGCCGAGTCGATGATCCCGGTGCGCGCCTTCGAGAACCAGATGTACGTCGCGTACGTCAACCGGGTCGGCCAGGAAGGGGAGTTCGAGTTCGTCGGCCTCTCCACCCTCGCCGGCCCCGACGGGGTCGCCCGCACCCGCGCCGGCCGCGCTGCGGAACTCGTCCTCGCCGACGTCGACCCCGCATTCCTCGCCGCCTCGCGCGAGGCGAACCCGTATCTGACCGACCGCCGCCCCGGCCTCTACGGGTCGCTCGTCTGA
- a CDS encoding flavin monoamine oxidase family protein: MTSTVPNAVQHADEQQPPITMFGPDFPYAYDDFLAHPAGLGQIPATEHGTEVAVIGGGLSGIVAAYELIKMGLKPVVYEADEIGGRLRTVGFDGAGTEGLTAEMGAMRFPPSSTALQHYIDLVGLETSPFPNPLAEATPSTVVDLKGESHYAETVEDLPQVYRDVAAAWNKCLEEGADFTDMNRAMRERDVPRIREIWAQLVEKLDNQTFYGFLCDSEAFKSFRHREIFGQVGFGTGGWDTDFPNSILEILRVVYTEADDHHRGIVGGSQQLPLRLWEREPEKIVHWPYGTSLATLHDNGAPRPAVTRLHRTAGNRITVTDANGDIRTYRAAIFTAQSWMLLSKIACDDSLFPIDHWTAIERTHYMESSKLFVPVDRPFWLDKDEQTGRDVMSMTLTDRMTRGTYLLDDGPDKPAVICLSYTWCDDSLKWLPLSASERMEVMLKSLGEIYPKVDIRKHIIGNPVTVSWENEPYFMGAFKANLPGHYRYQRRLFTHFMQDRLPEDKRGIFLAGDDISWTAGWAEGAVQTALNAAWGVMHHFGGATDGSNPGPGDVYDEIAPVELPED; this comes from the coding sequence ATGACGTCCACGGTGCCCAACGCCGTCCAGCACGCCGACGAGCAGCAGCCGCCGATCACCATGTTCGGCCCGGACTTCCCGTACGCCTACGACGACTTCCTCGCCCACCCGGCGGGGCTCGGCCAGATACCCGCGACCGAGCACGGCACCGAGGTCGCGGTCATCGGCGGCGGCCTGTCCGGCATCGTTGCCGCGTACGAGCTGATTAAGATGGGCCTCAAGCCGGTCGTGTACGAGGCCGACGAGATCGGCGGCCGGCTGCGCACCGTCGGCTTCGACGGCGCCGGCACCGAGGGGCTCACGGCCGAGATGGGCGCGATGCGCTTCCCGCCGTCCTCCACGGCCCTCCAGCACTACATCGACCTCGTGGGCCTGGAGACCAGCCCCTTCCCGAACCCGCTCGCCGAGGCCACCCCGTCGACCGTCGTCGACCTCAAGGGCGAGTCGCACTACGCCGAGACGGTCGAGGACCTCCCGCAGGTCTACCGGGACGTCGCCGCGGCCTGGAACAAGTGCCTCGAAGAGGGCGCCGACTTCACCGACATGAACCGCGCGATGCGCGAGCGGGACGTGCCGCGCATCCGCGAGATCTGGGCGCAGCTCGTCGAGAAGCTCGACAACCAGACCTTCTACGGCTTCCTCTGCGACTCCGAGGCCTTCAAGTCCTTCCGGCACCGCGAGATCTTCGGCCAGGTCGGCTTCGGCACCGGCGGCTGGGACACCGACTTCCCGAACTCCATCCTGGAGATCCTGCGGGTCGTCTACACCGAGGCCGACGACCACCACCGCGGCATCGTCGGCGGCTCCCAGCAGCTGCCGCTGCGCCTGTGGGAGCGCGAGCCGGAGAAGATCGTCCACTGGCCCTACGGGACCTCGCTCGCGACGCTCCACGACAACGGCGCGCCCCGCCCGGCCGTGACCCGGCTGCACCGCACCGCCGGCAACCGCATCACCGTGACGGACGCGAACGGCGACATCCGTACGTACCGGGCGGCGATCTTCACCGCCCAGTCCTGGATGCTGCTGTCGAAGATCGCCTGCGACGACTCGCTCTTCCCGATCGACCACTGGACGGCGATCGAGCGCACGCACTACATGGAGTCCAGCAAGCTCTTCGTGCCCGTCGACCGGCCGTTCTGGCTGGACAAGGACGAGCAGACCGGCCGGGACGTCATGTCGATGACGCTGACGGACCGCATGACGCGCGGGACCTACCTGCTCGACGACGGTCCGGACAAGCCCGCCGTCATCTGCCTCTCCTACACCTGGTGCGACGACAGCCTGAAGTGGCTGCCGCTGTCCGCGAGCGAGCGGATGGAGGTCATGCTGAAGTCGCTCGGCGAGATCTACCCGAAGGTCGACATCCGGAAGCACATCATCGGCAACCCGGTGACCGTCTCCTGGGAGAACGAGCCTTACTTCATGGGCGCGTTCAAGGCCAACCTGCCGGGCCACTACCGTTACCAGCGCCGCCTCTTCACGCACTTCATGCAGGACCGGCTGCCCGAGGACAAGCGGGGCATCTTCCTCGCCGGCGACGACATCTCCTGGACGGCCGGCTGGGCCGAGGGCGCCGTCCAGACCGCGCTGAACGCGGCCTGGGGCGTCATGCACCACTTCGGCGGGGCGACCGACGGCTCCAACCCCGGCCCGGGCGACGTCTACGACGAGATCGCGCCGGTCGAGCTGCCGGAGGACTAG
- a CDS encoding LLM class F420-dependent oxidoreductase: MAIRLGLGLPQLRQYDLAKDVTDVARTAEQVGYDSLWVYERLLVPENPTQGLYGVPGLPWPDWYRGMAHPLVTLTLAAAVTERVRLGTGIVVAPLHGPFQLAKALATLDAASGGRVVAGLGTGWSTDEFAAASVRPIEERGRVLDEVIDVCRAVWGPDPVSYEGRITKVDAAVVGPKPARPIPILVAAGGGKALTRVVDHGDGWIPVAMDVQGYAAAWQRIQDIAAERGRNLPIERVPRVNATYSAKAYAGDDRQPFQGSADQIVTDLAAYAEVGVDEVLLDLQTTPRDAQELKDVAAEVYEKARAAGI, from the coding sequence ATGGCCATCCGCCTCGGACTCGGTCTTCCCCAGCTCCGGCAGTACGACCTCGCCAAGGACGTGACGGACGTGGCGCGCACGGCCGAGCAGGTCGGCTACGACAGTCTGTGGGTCTACGAGCGACTGCTGGTCCCCGAGAACCCGACCCAGGGCCTGTACGGCGTCCCCGGCCTGCCCTGGCCGGACTGGTACCGCGGGATGGCCCATCCGCTGGTCACGCTGACGCTGGCCGCGGCGGTCACCGAACGGGTCCGGCTGGGCACGGGCATTGTGGTCGCGCCGCTGCACGGACCGTTCCAGCTGGCCAAGGCCCTGGCCACGCTGGACGCGGCGAGCGGTGGCCGGGTGGTGGCCGGCCTGGGCACGGGCTGGTCGACCGACGAGTTCGCCGCCGCGTCGGTGCGGCCGATCGAGGAGCGCGGCCGGGTGCTGGACGAGGTGATCGACGTCTGCCGGGCGGTGTGGGGCCCGGACCCGGTGTCCTACGAGGGCCGGATCACGAAGGTCGACGCGGCCGTGGTGGGCCCCAAGCCCGCGCGGCCGATCCCGATCCTCGTGGCCGCGGGAGGCGGGAAGGCTCTGACGCGGGTCGTGGACCACGGCGACGGCTGGATCCCGGTCGCCATGGACGTGCAGGGATATGCCGCAGCGTGGCAGCGGATCCAGGACATCGCCGCCGAGCGCGGACGCAATCTGCCGATCGAGCGGGTGCCACGGGTGAACGCCACGTACTCGGCCAAGGCTTACGCCGGTGACGACCGTCAGCCCTTCCAGGGCAGCGCCGACCAGATCGTGACGGACCTCGCGGCCTACGCCGAGGTCGGCGTGGACGAGGTCCTCCTCGACCTGCAGACCACTCCGCGCGACGCCCAGGAACTCAAGGACGTCGCCGCGGAGGTGTACGAGAAGGCGCGGGCGGCCGGGATCTAG
- a CDS encoding DUF5995 family protein, whose protein sequence is MAQCEQFTTPVDAVISRMRALEAALPERDGVAIFNRVYLAVTEAVDRHIDGGRFTDARAAITLDVRFAERYLAAVDRAEREGRPPACWRPLFQMRRHPGVRPLQFALAGINAHIGHDLALAVVDACRSLDCEPAELEDEFDRVGDLLVSLEERIREELMPGPDLLQIADPLTHLLGSWSLDRARDATWSAARALWALRRLPDVAGEFTDRLDAAVGFAGRMLLTPLPD, encoded by the coding sequence ATGGCGCAATGCGAACAATTCACCACGCCCGTGGACGCGGTCATCTCCCGTATGCGCGCCCTCGAAGCGGCCCTGCCCGAACGAGACGGAGTCGCGATCTTCAACCGCGTCTACCTCGCCGTCACGGAGGCCGTCGACCGGCACATCGACGGCGGTCGGTTCACCGACGCGCGGGCCGCGATCACGCTGGACGTGCGGTTCGCGGAGCGGTATCTCGCGGCGGTGGACAGGGCCGAGCGGGAGGGGCGCCCACCCGCCTGCTGGCGGCCGCTGTTCCAGATGCGCCGGCATCCCGGCGTACGACCGCTGCAGTTCGCGCTCGCGGGCATCAATGCGCACATCGGCCACGATCTGGCGCTCGCCGTCGTGGACGCCTGTCGTAGCCTCGACTGCGAACCCGCCGAGCTGGAGGACGAGTTCGACCGGGTGGGTGATCTCCTCGTCTCGCTGGAGGAGCGCATCCGCGAAGAGCTGATGCCGGGTCCCGACCTGCTCCAGATCGCCGACCCGCTCACCCATCTGCTCGGCTCGTGGAGCCTGGACCGGGCCCGGGACGCAACATGGTCGGCGGCACGGGCGCTGTGGGCGCTGCGCCGGCTCCCGGACGTCGCCGGGGAGTTCACCGACCGGCTGGACGCGGCGGTGGGGTTCGCGGGACGCATGCTGCTCACGCCCTTGCCGGACTGA
- a CDS encoding glycoside hydrolase family 6 protein has protein sequence MVVAASVVVAVGTVTGMMSALDDRGRSDQAGPPEVTRSPSLERLPLVPSSSPSVTKSPSPTSASPTPKQKPTPQSPTPSPTRTERKQQPAVVSARLYRHPDSQVLDWVRDNAGDPRHAVIASRIAAQPAAVWFADFTPDTITARVRAVTSGGSALGRVPVVVPYAIPGRDCGGYSEGGAPGLDAYDAWIDRFAAGLGSGDVIVILEPDSVAQSECLSAGERADRFASLARAGRAFKAANPRARVYYDAGHSGWNPPGKQAGWLKQAGAASAASSDGIFSNVSNFHATTDEIAYDRQVLDALDGPASLGAVIDTSRNGAGAPADGEWCDPAGRRLGRAPTLSTGEARIDAYLWVKLPGESDGCKGRPGTFTASYAYDLAR, from the coding sequence ATGGTCGTGGCGGCCTCGGTCGTGGTCGCCGTCGGCACGGTGACCGGCATGATGTCCGCGCTCGACGACAGAGGGCGTTCCGACCAGGCCGGGCCGCCGGAGGTGACCCGCTCGCCGAGCCTGGAGCGCCTGCCGCTCGTGCCCTCGTCCTCCCCGTCGGTCACGAAGTCGCCCTCGCCGACGTCCGCTTCACCGACACCGAAGCAGAAGCCCACCCCCCAGAGCCCCACGCCCTCGCCGACCAGGACCGAGAGGAAGCAGCAGCCCGCCGTGGTCTCCGCCCGCCTCTACCGCCACCCCGACTCCCAGGTCCTCGACTGGGTCCGCGACAACGCCGGCGACCCGCGCCACGCCGTCATCGCGTCCCGGATCGCCGCCCAGCCGGCCGCGGTGTGGTTCGCCGACTTCACGCCTGACACCATCACCGCCCGGGTCCGCGCGGTCACTTCGGGCGGCTCCGCGCTGGGGCGGGTGCCGGTGGTCGTGCCGTACGCGATCCCGGGCCGCGACTGCGGCGGGTACTCCGAGGGCGGGGCGCCCGGCCTCGACGCCTACGACGCCTGGATCGACAGGTTCGCCGCGGGACTGGGCTCCGGCGACGTCATCGTCATCCTGGAGCCCGACTCCGTCGCCCAGTCCGAGTGCCTCTCCGCCGGCGAACGCGCCGACCGCTTCGCCTCGCTGGCCCGCGCGGGCCGCGCCTTCAAGGCGGCGAACCCCAGGGCGCGCGTCTACTACGACGCCGGGCACTCCGGCTGGAACCCGCCCGGCAAGCAGGCCGGGTGGCTGAAGCAGGCCGGCGCCGCCTCGGCCGCGTCCTCCGACGGGATCTTCAGCAACGTCTCCAACTTCCACGCCACGACCGACGAGATCGCCTACGACCGGCAGGTCCTGGACGCCCTCGACGGCCCCGCGAGCCTGGGCGCCGTCATCGACACCAGCCGCAACGGCGCCGGAGCTCCGGCCGACGGGGAGTGGTGCGACCCTGCCGGCCGCAGGCTGGGCCGGGCGCCGACGCTCAGCACCGGCGAGGCGCGGATCGACGCCTATCTGTGGGTGAAGCTGCCGGGGGAGTCGGACGGCTGCAAGGGCAGGCCCGGGACCTTCACCGCGTCGTACGCCTATGACTTGGCGCGCTGA
- a CDS encoding uracil-xanthine permease family protein — protein MDLGVRWKLHGDGRTPAPGAVVRPDERLSWPRTAGLGAQHVVAMFGASFVAPVLMGLDPNLAIMMSGVATVIFLLATRGRVPSYLGCSLSFVGVAAVIRADGGSSATVTGAVLVVGVVLFLIGLAVQRFGARIIHATMPPIVTGAVVMLIGFNLAPVTASTYWPQDQWTALLVMLFTGLAVVCLRGFWSRIAIFLGLVFGYGISWAFDRIFGRIHSADASGKVTEHWRLDLSGVAKADWIGLPDLHGPSFQWSAILVALPVVIALVAENAGHVKAVGEMTGDNLDDKLGTAISADGAASVLSTAVGGPPNTTYSENIGVMAATRVYSTAAYWAAAGFALLFGVCPKFGAVVAAIPGGVLGGITVILYGMIGLLGAQIWINAKVDLRNPLNLVPAAAGIIIGVGNVTLEFSDTFELSGIALGTLVAITGYHALRAFAPAHLKTQHPLLDEGTSSYDEESDTGEGSQRAKS, from the coding sequence ATGGATCTCGGCGTCCGCTGGAAACTGCACGGCGACGGACGCACCCCGGCGCCGGGAGCGGTGGTCCGCCCCGACGAACGGCTCTCCTGGCCCCGTACCGCCGGGCTCGGCGCCCAGCATGTGGTGGCCATGTTCGGCGCGTCCTTCGTGGCGCCGGTGCTGATGGGTCTCGACCCCAACCTGGCGATCATGATGTCCGGCGTCGCGACGGTCATCTTCCTGCTCGCCACCCGCGGCCGGGTGCCCAGCTACCTCGGCTGCTCCCTCTCCTTCGTCGGCGTCGCCGCGGTCATCCGGGCCGACGGCGGTTCGAGCGCGACCGTGACCGGAGCGGTGCTGGTCGTCGGCGTCGTGCTGTTCCTCATCGGCCTCGCCGTGCAGCGCTTCGGTGCACGGATCATCCACGCCACGATGCCGCCGATCGTGACGGGGGCCGTCGTGATGCTGATCGGCTTCAACCTCGCCCCGGTGACGGCCTCGACGTACTGGCCGCAGGACCAGTGGACGGCGCTGCTGGTGATGCTGTTCACCGGTCTGGCGGTGGTCTGCCTGCGCGGTTTCTGGTCCCGGATCGCGATCTTCCTGGGCCTGGTCTTCGGCTACGGCATCTCCTGGGCCTTCGACCGGATCTTCGGCAGGATCCACTCGGCCGACGCGAGCGGCAAGGTCACCGAGCACTGGCGACTCGACCTGTCCGGCGTCGCCAAGGCCGACTGGATCGGCCTGCCCGATCTGCACGGCCCGTCCTTCCAGTGGTCGGCGATCCTGGTGGCACTGCCCGTCGTGATCGCCCTGGTCGCCGAGAACGCCGGGCACGTCAAGGCGGTCGGCGAGATGACCGGCGACAACCTGGACGACAAGCTGGGCACCGCGATCTCCGCGGACGGCGCCGCCTCGGTGCTCTCCACCGCGGTGGGCGGCCCGCCCAACACCACCTACTCCGAGAACATCGGCGTGATGGCCGCGACCCGCGTGTACTCGACCGCCGCCTACTGGGCCGCCGCCGGCTTCGCGCTGCTCTTCGGCGTCTGCCCCAAGTTCGGCGCGGTGGTGGCCGCGATCCCGGGCGGCGTCCTCGGCGGCATCACCGTCATCCTGTACGGCATGATCGGCCTGCTCGGCGCGCAGATCTGGATCAACGCCAAGGTGGACCTGCGCAATCCGCTGAACCTGGTGCCGGCCGCCGCGGGCATCATCATCGGCGTCGGCAACGTGACGCTGGAGTTCTCCGACACCTTCGAGCTGAGCGGCATCGCGCTGGGCACGCTGGTGGCCATCACCGGCTACCACGCGCTGCGGGCGTTCGCCCCGGCCCACCTCAAGACACAGCATCCGCTGCTCGACGAGGGCACGTCCTCCTACGACGAGGAGAGCGACACCGGCGAGGGGTCTCAGCGCGCCAAGTCATAG